In a genomic window of Myxococcales bacterium:
- a CDS encoding radical SAM protein, with protein MADLRGAYDGVVATDFDRLRGRILTAKVRLYPDTALYYLAARDGLLAVDDGASGQPERFGYFPDRAWRFRDPTVARFATLAAAASDATHGRDERRVFRALLDAFGDGDGAAVTLADVLARLAAPPAPPAVTSPRPRSQRTIELELGRGCGARCAICPPVGRPPDLTRALRGGAARVVVRGGGGALAALAPIVAQVRAAGASEVIVAGHVDAIVDGDAARAWAAAGVDAALVPVVSQVPAVHDRAVGRDGALVATLVAVRALAAVGVAIELEVPIVAARLQDLAAVVELFARAVPELRAVRLRLPRHAMPRALAPPPLAELGPRLEAALAAAARLGVRAPIDVTAALPLCALVSSPRARAAVRFDPRRATAVSGCTQPAACAGCAVAAQCPGVPTSYLAAHGDRDLRPLTERPADLYAQRTTPLRVWDDRARAAARQAGLLVLRPTVHCNQDCGFCSANESTPNVWADPARMVREIARAARRGVERVSFSGGEPTLARELPTYVAVARRAGVKKIELVTNGVLLDRRARVDALIAAGLTHAFVSLHGHDEASASAATRKVGDFARTIAAIGHLVAGGVITVVNHVIHAGNAALLTRFVEEIHARFAGRVMISFAFVTPQYKALEHLALVPRLTDVAPQLQAACWRALALGQPFVIGSRQGVPPCFLGPFVAWSDLMQLAHEAQAEDAPQKQQGPGCGACRFARYCTGLWKPYAAREGFGELSAVAGTPLGPDERAALLAHARRPPWGQPMAFDDVHPLLRDAAAEAAGPPTIVRAPPPPPVVRAGARPLRLLMVGCGARARALARAAHATGAWAVTGVCSPHADVADRADFAGAPAFTELAAALDATRPDAVVIASSTTSHVAAVERALAARLPILLEKPLAGTVAETEGLVARAAAAGVALMPAHNDRFAPGLDDALAAARGRALTIVRLTDRRTPAALHAWHRAPVFEGLYHLAVIAHAHGGAATG; from the coding sequence ATGGCGGACCTGCGCGGCGCCTACGACGGCGTCGTCGCCACCGACTTCGATCGCCTGCGCGGGCGGATCCTGACCGCGAAGGTCCGGCTCTACCCCGACACCGCGCTGTACTACCTGGCGGCGCGCGACGGGCTGCTCGCCGTCGACGACGGCGCCAGCGGCCAGCCCGAGCGGTTCGGCTACTTTCCGGATCGCGCGTGGCGGTTCCGCGATCCGACCGTGGCGCGGTTCGCGACCCTGGCCGCGGCGGCGAGCGACGCCACCCACGGCCGCGACGAGCGCCGCGTGTTCCGGGCGCTGCTCGACGCGTTCGGCGACGGCGACGGCGCCGCGGTGACGCTGGCCGACGTGCTGGCGCGGCTCGCCGCGCCGCCCGCACCGCCGGCCGTGACCTCGCCGCGGCCACGGTCGCAGCGGACCATCGAGCTCGAGCTGGGCCGCGGCTGCGGCGCGCGCTGCGCGATCTGTCCCCCGGTGGGGCGTCCGCCCGACCTCACGCGGGCGCTGCGCGGCGGGGCGGCCCGGGTGGTCGTGCGCGGCGGTGGCGGCGCGCTCGCGGCGCTGGCGCCGATCGTGGCTCAGGTCCGCGCCGCGGGCGCGAGCGAGGTGATCGTGGCCGGCCACGTCGACGCGATCGTCGACGGTGACGCCGCGCGCGCGTGGGCCGCGGCGGGCGTCGACGCGGCGCTGGTGCCGGTGGTCAGCCAGGTGCCGGCGGTCCACGACCGCGCGGTCGGGCGCGACGGCGCGCTGGTCGCGACGCTGGTCGCCGTGCGCGCCCTGGCCGCGGTCGGCGTGGCGATCGAGCTCGAGGTGCCGATCGTCGCCGCGCGCCTGCAGGACCTGGCGGCGGTGGTCGAGCTGTTCGCGCGCGCGGTGCCAGAGCTGCGGGCGGTGCGCCTGCGGCTGCCGCGCCACGCCATGCCCCGGGCGCTGGCGCCGCCGCCGCTGGCCGAGCTGGGGCCGCGGCTCGAGGCCGCGCTGGCCGCCGCCGCGCGCCTGGGCGTGCGCGCGCCGATCGACGTGACCGCGGCGCTGCCGCTGTGCGCGCTGGTGTCGTCGCCGCGCGCGCGCGCGGCGGTGCGGTTCGATCCGCGCCGCGCGACGGCCGTGAGCGGCTGCACCCAGCCAGCCGCGTGCGCCGGGTGCGCGGTCGCCGCCCAGTGCCCGGGCGTGCCGACGTCGTACCTCGCGGCCCACGGCGACCGCGACCTGCGGCCGCTGACCGAGCGGCCGGCCGATCTGTACGCGCAGCGCACCACGCCGCTGCGGGTCTGGGACGACCGCGCCCGCGCGGCCGCGCGCCAGGCCGGGCTCCTGGTGCTGCGCCCGACCGTGCACTGCAACCAGGACTGCGGGTTCTGCAGCGCCAACGAGAGCACGCCCAACGTCTGGGCCGATCCGGCGCGGATGGTGCGCGAGATCGCGCGGGCCGCGCGCCGCGGCGTCGAGCGGGTGTCGTTCTCGGGCGGCGAGCCGACCCTGGCCCGCGAGCTGCCGACCTACGTCGCGGTGGCGCGCCGCGCCGGCGTCAAGAAGATCGAGCTGGTCACCAACGGCGTGCTGCTCGATCGCCGGGCCCGGGTCGACGCGCTGATCGCCGCCGGCCTGACCCACGCGTTCGTGTCGCTGCACGGCCACGACGAGGCCAGCGCCAGCGCCGCGACCCGCAAGGTCGGCGACTTCGCGCGCACGATCGCCGCGATCGGTCACCTCGTCGCCGGCGGCGTGATCACCGTCGTCAACCACGTGATCCACGCCGGCAACGCCGCGCTCCTGACCCGGTTCGTCGAGGAGATCCACGCGCGCTTCGCCGGCCGCGTCATGATCTCGTTCGCGTTCGTGACGCCGCAGTACAAGGCGCTCGAGCACCTGGCGCTGGTGCCGCGGCTCACCGACGTCGCGCCGCAGCTCCAGGCCGCCTGCTGGCGCGCGCTGGCGCTGGGCCAGCCGTTCGTGATCGGCTCGCGCCAGGGCGTGCCGCCGTGCTTCCTGGGGCCGTTCGTCGCGTGGTCGGATCTGATGCAGCTCGCGCACGAGGCCCAGGCCGAGGACGCGCCGCAGAAGCAGCAGGGGCCGGGCTGCGGCGCGTGCCGGTTCGCGCGCTACTGCACCGGGCTGTGGAAGCCCTACGCCGCGCGCGAGGGCTTCGGCGAGCTGAGCGCCGTGGCGGGCACGCCGCTGGGTCCCGACGAGCGGGCCGCGCTGCTCGCCCACGCCCGCCGGCCGCCCTGGGGCCAGCCGATGGCGTTCGACGACGTCCACCCGCTCCTGCGCGACGCCGCCGCCGAGGCCGCGGGGCCGCCGACGATCGTGCGCGCGCCGCCGCCGCCGCCGGTCGTGCGCGCCGGCGCGCGGCCGCTACGGCTGTTGATGGTCGGTTGCGGCGCGCGGGCCCGAGCGCTGGCGCGCGCCGCCCACGCCACCGGCGCCTGGGCCGTCACCGGGGTGTGCTCGCCCCACGCCGACGTCGCCGATCGCGCGGACTTCGCGGGCGCGCCGGCGTTCACCGAGCTCGCGGCCGCCCTCGACGCGACCCGGCCCGACGCGGTGGTGATCGCGTCGAGCACCACCAGCCACGTCGCGGCGGTCGAGCGCGCGCTGGCCGCGCGGCTGCCGATCCTGCTCGAGAAGCCGCTGGCGGGCACGGTCGCCGAGACCGAGGGCCTCGTGGCCCGCGCCGCCGCCGCCGGGGTGGCGCTGATGCCGGCCCACAACGACCGGTTCGCGCCGGGGCTCGACGACGCGCTCGCCGCCGCCCGCGGGCGCGCGCTGACGATCGTGCGCCTGACCGATCGCCGGACCCCGGCGGCGCTGCACGCCTGGCACCGGGCGCCGGTGTTCGAGGGCCTCTACCACCTCGCGGTGATCGCCCACGCCCACGGCGGCGCGGCCACCGGGTGA